The Thermoplasma acidophilum DSM 1728 genome includes a window with the following:
- a CDS encoding APC family permease, which yields MIEQDTFVKSTASDKRFRKELTTIDLLFLSLGGIIGSGWLFAAAGASMLAGPAAVLSWIIGGLIVLVIALVYAELGGMIPRSGAIVRYGQYSHGGLAGFLFGWAYFLSAVSVPAIEAEGVITYAGTYVKGLVTPTGVLTAVGILLAAILMLGFFFLNYFGIKVMGKTNTGMTWWKLIIPSATVALLLTVHFNIGNFFLKTGFVTYGWSSVFEAISVSGIVFSYLGFRQALDYGGEAKNPQRSVPIATILSVVIGIALYALLQVVFIGQVNWAAVGVAPGQWSALSGGVVTAPFATLASSAGLVFLSYFLFADAYVSPSGTLNVYLGTSQRTLYGLATLGYLGKSMSDVNRKHRVPILPLIASLVIGYIFFAPFPSWYKLVGFISSSTVFTYIVGGSALQVFRREASELKRPFRLKGASILSPIAFVGATLIVYWSGWPLVAYLVIAILIGLIVYAAFYLAGKSAINIFSGKHFKGGAWLLAYMGAITLLSYFGEKAYGGTGLIPFPWDFLVMILVAIGFYFWSVYSGFKTDEITEIIESGMQYLPSEEAAQAPAGKK from the coding sequence ATGATAGAACAAGACACGTTTGTCAAGTCTACAGCCTCCGATAAGAGGTTCCGAAAGGAGCTTACGACTATTGACCTCCTGTTTCTGAGCCTGGGAGGAATAATCGGGTCGGGATGGCTGTTTGCGGCAGCAGGAGCGTCCATGCTGGCCGGGCCCGCAGCCGTGCTATCATGGATAATCGGTGGGCTCATCGTGCTCGTCATTGCTCTGGTGTATGCGGAACTTGGTGGCATGATACCGAGGTCCGGTGCGATCGTAAGGTACGGTCAGTACTCCCACGGCGGCCTTGCTGGATTTCTCTTCGGGTGGGCATACTTTTTGAGCGCCGTATCCGTCCCGGCCATAGAAGCTGAGGGTGTGATAACATACGCTGGTACCTATGTTAAGGGACTCGTAACTCCAACCGGTGTACTGACAGCAGTCGGAATATTGCTGGCAGCAATACTCATGCTCGGGTTCTTCTTCTTGAACTACTTTGGAATCAAGGTCATGGGGAAGACAAATACGGGCATGACCTGGTGGAAGCTGATAATTCCATCAGCAACCGTAGCGCTTCTTCTTACGGTGCATTTCAACATAGGCAACTTCTTCCTCAAAACCGGCTTTGTCACATATGGGTGGTCGAGCGTATTTGAAGCAATATCCGTATCCGGAATAGTGTTCTCGTATCTAGGTTTCAGGCAGGCGCTTGACTATGGAGGAGAAGCAAAGAACCCACAGAGGTCGGTTCCGATAGCGACGATACTGTCCGTTGTAATAGGAATAGCGCTTTACGCGCTCCTGCAGGTGGTCTTCATCGGGCAGGTTAACTGGGCGGCCGTTGGCGTCGCGCCTGGTCAGTGGTCAGCGCTGAGCGGAGGTGTTGTAACGGCACCATTCGCAACGCTTGCAAGCTCTGCTGGCCTCGTTTTCCTGTCCTACTTCCTCTTTGCAGACGCTTACGTATCGCCATCCGGCACGCTGAATGTGTACCTGGGCACATCTCAGAGGACGCTGTATGGGCTGGCCACCCTTGGCTATCTCGGCAAATCAATGTCCGACGTTAACAGAAAGCACCGTGTGCCAATACTGCCCCTCATCGCTTCTCTTGTAATAGGATACATATTCTTCGCTCCGTTCCCAAGTTGGTACAAGCTCGTTGGTTTCATATCCTCGTCAACAGTGTTCACCTACATAGTTGGCGGCTCGGCCCTGCAGGTATTCAGGAGGGAGGCATCGGAACTGAAGAGGCCCTTCAGGCTTAAGGGCGCTTCAATACTTAGCCCGATAGCATTCGTCGGCGCCACGCTCATAGTCTACTGGAGTGGGTGGCCTCTTGTTGCCTATCTTGTCATAGCCATACTCATAGGCCTTATAGTCTATGCCGCATTCTACCTTGCCGGAAAGTCCGCCATAAACATATTCTCCGGTAAGCACTTCAAGGGCGGTGCATGGCTTCTCGCATACATGGGAGCAATAACACTGCTGTCCTATTTCGGGGAGAAAGCATACGGCGGAACAGGGCTGATTCCGTTCCCATGGGACTTTCTGGTGATGATATTGGTGGCCATAGGCTTCTACTTCTGGTCTGTGTACAGTGGGTTCAAGACCGATGAGATAACAGAGATAATAGAATCGGGCATGCAGTATCTGCCATCAGAGGAGGCGGCTCAGGCCCCAGCAGGGAAGAAGTGA
- a CDS encoding heme o synthase, with protein MTSKAMLYFSYTKPKVWSLLVFVGAIGAVIAIPYFNLHYISLIVLATIAVMLGSMGAEATTNYIDKDIDAVMSRTMKRPLVTGQIKPINGLLFGLVLMFLSIAILAAFGKLYAALFMGIGLFDNVFIYSYLTKRRTPWNIILGGFSGGFPVVIGWYTVTSKFSILPWFLFLLVVVWIPIHVWSLAYRYRDDYNRAHVPMMTSIHNDRISAICISSAAIILFAFSIIPAFFRVMPMVYMILASAIAVPMIFYSIVFVRHPDRKNSLKLFIYSSPYLAIIFVLVLIFRFL; from the coding sequence ATGACGAGCAAGGCGATGCTTTACTTCTCCTACACAAAGCCGAAGGTATGGTCTTTGCTCGTTTTTGTCGGCGCCATCGGTGCCGTGATAGCGATACCGTATTTCAATCTGCATTATATTTCACTAATAGTATTGGCCACCATTGCAGTTATGCTAGGATCCATGGGTGCAGAGGCAACAACCAACTATATAGATAAGGACATAGATGCTGTTATGTCAAGGACCATGAAAAGGCCTCTGGTTACCGGGCAGATAAAGCCAATCAATGGACTGTTATTCGGTCTTGTACTGATGTTTCTTTCCATCGCAATTCTTGCTGCTTTTGGAAAGTTATACGCTGCACTGTTTATGGGAATAGGGCTCTTCGATAATGTATTCATATATTCGTATCTGACTAAGAGAAGAACCCCATGGAACATAATCCTGGGTGGTTTTTCAGGTGGTTTTCCTGTCGTGATAGGCTGGTATACCGTTACTTCAAAATTCTCAATACTTCCATGGTTCCTGTTCCTTCTTGTGGTTGTCTGGATACCCATCCATGTATGGAGCCTCGCCTATAGATACAGGGACGATTACAATAGGGCACATGTACCGATGATGACTTCCATACACAACGACAGGATATCAGCCATATGCATATCCTCGGCTGCCATAATACTCTTCGCATTCTCCATAATACCTGCCTTCTTCAGAGTTATGCCCATGGTTTATATGATACTGGCCTCAGCCATAGCGGTACCGATGATATTCTACTCCATTGTCTTTGTCAGGCACCCAGACAGGAAGAATTCGCTGAAGCTTTTCATATACAGCAGCCCATACCTTGCCATAATATTCGTACTTGTGCTGATATTCAGGTTTCTGTGA
- a CDS encoding FAD-binding protein, translating to MKLLVFVKQVPDVNKIKFDPETKRIVRKDVPLMMNSFDKKAVEEAIRISERHGWETCVATMGPPQAVEVINEALRMGIERGYLITDPSLANSDTLITSRVLAAFALRYGPDLVLMGKYSLDGETSQVPAEVSALMGWPYVPSVSKIMISDHLELEQELENGIYTCSAPLPCVLSLSEKINRARAIKPDTPQMYDRIVQIDTKWLGLDLDGGRDSPTAVIGTEQVNSNRSPVFIDPGADMYRQIMEIIRVSRKNDRMKTIDLNYAEFRGEAWAIAIDSENASLEIASKVADIASENSFYVRVIGNVEFSDPRSVPAHHVDIISGTDAVGLSYYIVDEIKKHSPEFLIFPSTVTGRQISSLVAARFGLGLTADCVDLSYGDRGLLQYKPAFGGGVIAEIISRKKPAMATARPGMFRKVKVNIEPSISHMSLDPAGRIRYGQFIPVPQEFKPLEGSRLILGIGRGLKRKEDLPKIMELASMLGASVGGSRPIVDMNYIPRQQQIGLTGSAVSPDVYIALGISGQDNHIVGLRYARKIIAVNTDRNAPIFRYSDYGIIMDLMQFVEGFLHFLNA from the coding sequence ATGAAACTGCTTGTTTTTGTGAAGCAGGTTCCTGATGTAAACAAGATAAAGTTCGATCCTGAAACGAAGAGGATCGTGAGAAAGGATGTACCCCTTATGATGAACTCCTTCGATAAGAAGGCGGTGGAGGAGGCTATAAGAATATCAGAACGTCATGGATGGGAAACCTGTGTGGCAACGATGGGGCCACCACAGGCAGTGGAGGTTATAAATGAGGCTCTGAGAATGGGGATAGAACGCGGATATCTGATCACGGATCCTTCACTGGCCAATTCGGATACGCTGATCACGTCGCGTGTGCTTGCGGCCTTTGCCCTCAGGTATGGCCCAGATCTTGTGCTGATGGGAAAATATTCACTGGATGGAGAAACCTCACAGGTACCGGCCGAGGTATCTGCACTGATGGGCTGGCCATACGTGCCATCTGTATCGAAGATCATGATATCCGATCATCTGGAACTTGAACAGGAGTTAGAGAATGGCATTTATACCTGCTCGGCACCGCTTCCATGCGTTCTGTCGCTTAGCGAGAAAATCAACAGGGCCAGGGCCATCAAGCCAGATACGCCGCAGATGTATGACAGAATAGTACAGATCGATACAAAATGGCTCGGGCTGGATCTGGATGGCGGCAGGGATTCTCCAACAGCTGTCATAGGAACCGAACAGGTTAACAGTAACAGAAGCCCTGTTTTCATAGATCCTGGAGCTGATATGTACCGGCAGATAATGGAGATAATTAGGGTGTCAAGGAAAAACGACAGGATGAAGACCATCGATCTGAATTATGCGGAGTTCAGAGGGGAGGCGTGGGCAATAGCCATTGACAGTGAGAATGCATCGCTTGAAATAGCATCCAAGGTCGCAGACATCGCTTCGGAAAACTCATTTTACGTGAGGGTGATAGGCAATGTAGAATTCAGTGATCCACGGTCTGTGCCGGCTCACCATGTGGATATTATATCCGGAACAGATGCGGTTGGCCTCTCTTATTATATTGTCGATGAAATAAAGAAGCATAGCCCCGAGTTCTTGATCTTTCCGTCTACGGTGACTGGTAGGCAGATATCTTCCCTTGTTGCGGCAAGGTTTGGTCTAGGATTGACAGCCGACTGCGTGGACCTTTCGTATGGTGATCGCGGTCTATTGCAGTACAAACCGGCTTTCGGCGGTGGGGTCATAGCAGAGATTATATCCCGGAAAAAACCGGCGATGGCCACTGCAAGGCCGGGCATGTTTAGGAAGGTGAAGGTAAACATAGAGCCCAGCATATCGCACATGTCTCTTGATCCCGCTGGCCGGATAAGGTATGGTCAGTTCATACCTGTGCCTCAGGAGTTCAAACCTCTTGAAGGATCAAGGCTGATACTAGGTATAGGCCGCGGCTTGAAGCGAAAGGAAGACCTGCCGAAAATAATGGAGCTGGCATCAATGCTTGGCGCCTCCGTTGGCGGTTCAAGGCCCATAGTGGACATGAATTATATCCCAAGGCAGCAGCAGATAGGCCTTACAGGAAGCGCTGTATCACCTGATGTGTACATAGCACTTGGAATCTCTGGTCAGGATAATCACATTGTGGGATTGCGATACGCAAGAAAGATCATAGCGGTGAATACAGACAGGAACGCTCCAATATTTCGCTATTCAGATTATGGGATAATCATGGATCTGATGCAGTTTGTTGAAGGCTTCCTGCATTTTCTCAATGCTTAG
- a CDS encoding 30S ribosomal protein S9, which translates to MDFVITTGKRKTAVARAVAKKGKGIVTINGYPVELYPVRVLRNKIMEPLLIAEDKAKDLDIAVKVRGGGVTGQADASRTAIARAIVKYLNDTELENLFRQYDRTLIVNDVRIKLPKKAGGRGARAKKQKSYR; encoded by the coding sequence ATGGATTTCGTGATAACTACCGGTAAGAGAAAAACTGCGGTTGCCCGCGCAGTTGCAAAGAAGGGCAAAGGCATAGTGACTATAAACGGATATCCCGTGGAGCTTTATCCTGTAAGGGTTCTTCGCAATAAGATAATGGAGCCCCTGCTTATTGCTGAAGATAAGGCGAAGGATCTGGACATAGCAGTAAAGGTCAGGGGTGGCGGTGTCACTGGCCAGGCCGACGCATCACGCACGGCAATAGCTAGGGCGATCGTCAAATACCTGAACGACACCGAACTTGAAAACCTGTTCAGGCAGTATGACCGTACACTCATAGTCAACGACGTCCGCATAAAACTCCCAAAGAAGGCCGGTGGTCGTGGCGCAAGAGCCAAGAAGCAGAAGTCCTACAGGTGA
- a CDS encoding 50S ribosomal protein L18e produces the protein MSLDVSNKVSRALTQEIETLANISRESGSKLWRDIAERLASRRRGYASVNLSKIDKYAKDGDIIVVPGYVLGVGKISKKVTVGAYKFSKTAMEKLSNSGCAFMNISEIAKDNPKGTNVKIMR, from the coding sequence ATGTCATTGGATGTCTCAAATAAGGTGAGCAGAGCCTTGACCCAGGAGATAGAGACCCTTGCGAATATATCTAGGGAAAGCGGCTCTAAACTCTGGAGGGATATCGCTGAGAGACTCGCTTCAAGAAGGAGAGGATACGCCTCTGTTAACCTGTCAAAGATAGATAAATATGCTAAAGACGGTGATATAATAGTTGTTCCGGGGTATGTTCTGGGCGTTGGTAAAATTAGCAAGAAGGTTACCGTTGGTGCGTATAAATTTTCAAAGACAGCAATGGAGAAGCTGTCTAATTCTGGATGCGCCTTCATGAACATTTCTGAAATTGCTAAGGACAACCCCAAAGGTACAAACGTAAAGATAATGAGGTAA
- a CDS encoding DNA-directed RNA polymerase subunit N produces the protein MIIPVRCFSCGRVIASDYGRYIKRVNEIKAEGRDPSPEEIEKIFDDLGIERYCCRRMIVSHVDLISEIMPFS, from the coding sequence ATGATAATACCTGTCAGGTGTTTCAGCTGCGGCAGAGTTATTGCGTCAGATTACGGGCGATACATCAAACGTGTTAATGAAATAAAGGCAGAAGGCAGGGATCCCAGTCCAGAGGAGATCGAGAAGATCTTCGATGATCTTGGAATAGAGAGATACTGCTGCAGGCGCATGATCGTATCGCACGTTGATCTCATAAGCGAAATAATGCCATTTTCGTGA
- the fdhD gene encoding formate dehydrogenase accessory sulfurtransferase FdhD: MEVNESAVGSSKTRVISYLRNAGFLEASDSIAVEEPLAIDILGPDGITVRAGVIMRTPVMDRYLVAGFLYSEGLISGISDIEGFEGVDEDGVSHQNHATVKIGKRIGFNVNSRLLNSACGICGRSTIADLLIRHGKIGTDTRIDSETILGLPTAMGRAQALFLKTGGVHAAALFDVQGRLHAVCEDIGRHNAVDKVVGYTLLEGKDTDNSVLMVSGRAGFEIVEKAFLAGFPIVSSVSAPSSLAIQIAEAVGITLVCFVRNNRFNIYSHPERIIP; encoded by the coding sequence ATGGAAGTAAATGAGTCTGCCGTAGGGTCTTCAAAGACCAGGGTTATATCATACCTGCGTAACGCAGGTTTTCTCGAGGCATCGGACAGCATAGCCGTGGAAGAGCCTCTTGCCATAGATATTCTTGGCCCTGACGGCATAACAGTCAGAGCCGGGGTTATCATGCGCACCCCGGTCATGGATCGATATCTTGTAGCAGGTTTTCTATATTCCGAAGGTTTAATCTCCGGGATATCGGATATAGAGGGCTTTGAAGGTGTGGATGAGGACGGTGTCTCTCATCAGAACCATGCCACCGTTAAGATAGGGAAAAGGATCGGCTTCAATGTGAACTCCAGGCTCTTAAATTCTGCATGCGGGATATGCGGCAGATCAACCATCGCCGACCTACTGATCCGCCATGGAAAGATAGGAACGGACACCAGGATTGATTCCGAAACAATTCTGGGTCTCCCAACCGCAATGGGCAGGGCACAAGCGCTGTTTTTGAAAACTGGCGGGGTACATGCCGCGGCCTTATTTGATGTTCAGGGACGCCTACATGCCGTCTGCGAGGACATAGGCAGGCACAATGCAGTTGACAAGGTTGTTGGATACACCCTGCTGGAAGGCAAAGATACAGACAACAGTGTGCTCATGGTATCCGGGCGTGCCGGCTTCGAGATCGTGGAGAAGGCTTTTTTAGCGGGCTTTCCAATCGTCAGTTCTGTATCTGCACCCTCAAGTTTGGCGATACAGATTGCAGAGGCTGTAGGTATAACCCTGGTTTGCTTCGTGAGGAATAACAGATTCAACATCTATTCGCATCCAGAACGCATAATCCCATGA
- a CDS encoding Rieske (2Fe-2S) protein — MVWYPAIEQRKAQGLLKVKVAGTEVLIVNDDGHIYATSPYCTHEQFDLSDGFLDDHKIVCTNHFASFDPKDGSVVSPPEGAGEISPIKTYPVRIENGMILVDLP, encoded by the coding sequence ATGGTCTGGTATCCCGCAATTGAGCAGAGGAAGGCTCAGGGTTTATTGAAGGTCAAGGTGGCCGGTACTGAGGTGTTGATAGTAAACGATGATGGGCATATATACGCAACGTCTCCCTACTGCACACACGAGCAGTTCGATCTCTCGGATGGATTTCTTGATGACCACAAGATAGTCTGTACAAACCACTTTGCATCCTTCGATCCCAAGGACGGATCAGTGGTCAGCCCACCGGAGGGCGCGGGAGAAATATCGCCCATAAAAACGTATCCTGTCCGCATAGAGAATGGGATGATACTTGTGGACTTGCCATAG
- the fdhF gene encoding formate dehydrogenase subunit alpha, with product MSEKAFSISIDGRSYDANDGETVLQVMMRNRLDISHICYHPSLGPIQTCDTCLVEADGKIVRSCATQVHENMNVVYSEDRVKDLRKEAVQRILANHNLYCTVCDNNNGDCELHNAVLDLKIDKQKYPFSRKPYDVDDSNPFYVYDPSQCILCGRCVEACQDVQVNETLHIDWSLERPRVVWDDGSKINESSCVSCGHCVTVCPVNALMEKTMIGNAGYLTDLDTETKNTMIDLVKAFEPIITMRPVMAISNIESKMRETRIRKTKTVCTYCGVGCSFEMWTVGRKILKVQPKPESPANGISTCVKGKFGWDFVNSPDRLTEPLIRDGDRFRMASWDEALDLIASRLREIKEKYGPDAIEFIASSKGTNEEAYLVQKLARQVFGTNNVDNSSRFCQAPATTGLWRTVGYGGDAGSISDLYVSDLILAVGTNTAESHPVIATRIKRAHKLNGQKIIVADLRMHEMARRADVFIHPRPGTDLVWINAVAKYIVDQGWQAREFIEKRVNFYDEYVKSLEPFTLEFAEKVSGVSADDIRKIATMIHEAKSMAVIWAMGVTQHQAGSDTSTALSNLLLLTGNYGRPGTGGYPLRGHNNVQGASDFGAMSAYLPGYQSVSDEKARKKIEEYWKCQIPDKPGYDNNTCLEAINSDRIRAMYVVGEELVETGSDSEYIRKQLEKLDFLVVEDMFLSETAKYADVVLPAAASVEKEGTFVNTERRIQRIYRVMEPLGNSRPDWQIIQDVANRLGAGWNYRHPSEIMQEVSKIAPIFAGVSYERLEGFGSLQWPVSDGGKDTPLLYTDRFNFPDGKARFYPLKYSPPLTVDQEFDLHLNNGRILEHFHEGNETYRSPGLKEKVPGTFVEVSPELAAERGLKDGDLVRITSKWGSIKVRVLVTDRVSGKELYMPMNSGGDSAVNNLTSRLMDPTAHTPAYKELPVKMEKIEGGHGESPMPRTNPRYGKPHPQRGVMVEEKWKRSDYIKLTGD from the coding sequence ATGTCAGAAAAAGCATTTTCCATATCAATTGATGGCAGAAGTTATGATGCCAATGATGGCGAAACAGTACTGCAGGTGATGATGAGAAACCGTCTGGACATAAGCCACATCTGTTATCATCCAAGCCTTGGGCCAATCCAGACATGCGACACCTGCCTTGTGGAGGCGGACGGCAAGATCGTCCGATCATGCGCCACCCAAGTGCACGAGAACATGAATGTTGTATACTCAGAGGATCGAGTTAAGGATCTCAGAAAGGAGGCCGTACAGCGCATACTGGCGAATCACAACCTTTACTGCACTGTGTGCGACAACAACAACGGTGATTGCGAGCTCCACAATGCCGTTCTTGATCTGAAGATCGATAAGCAGAAGTATCCGTTCAGCAGGAAACCATACGATGTTGATGATTCGAACCCGTTTTACGTGTACGACCCTTCGCAGTGCATTCTTTGCGGACGCTGCGTGGAAGCCTGCCAGGATGTTCAGGTAAATGAAACGCTGCACATAGACTGGTCGCTCGAAAGGCCAAGGGTTGTCTGGGACGACGGATCAAAGATCAATGAATCTTCATGCGTTTCATGCGGTCACTGTGTAACCGTATGCCCGGTCAACGCCCTGATGGAGAAGACCATGATCGGAAATGCAGGGTATCTGACAGACCTCGATACTGAGACCAAGAATACGATGATCGATCTGGTGAAGGCATTCGAACCGATCATAACCATGCGGCCGGTGATGGCAATTAGCAACATCGAGTCAAAGATGAGGGAGACGAGGATCAGGAAGACAAAGACCGTATGCACATACTGCGGTGTCGGCTGTTCCTTTGAGATGTGGACGGTCGGAAGGAAGATACTTAAGGTTCAGCCAAAGCCGGAATCACCTGCAAACGGCATATCCACATGCGTTAAGGGAAAGTTCGGATGGGACTTTGTCAACAGCCCAGACAGGTTAACGGAACCGCTCATAAGAGATGGCGACAGATTCAGGATGGCCTCATGGGACGAAGCCCTTGATCTGATTGCGTCAAGGTTAAGGGAGATAAAGGAGAAGTATGGGCCGGACGCCATAGAATTCATAGCATCTTCCAAGGGAACGAACGAGGAGGCATACCTGGTGCAGAAGCTTGCCAGGCAGGTATTCGGAACAAACAACGTTGACAACAGCTCAAGGTTCTGCCAGGCCCCTGCAACCACCGGCCTGTGGCGGACGGTCGGTTACGGCGGTGATGCAGGATCAATAAGTGATCTCTACGTATCCGATCTCATACTGGCCGTGGGAACAAATACCGCAGAGTCGCACCCCGTTATTGCAACCAGGATAAAACGTGCGCACAAGCTCAATGGCCAGAAGATCATAGTTGCTGATCTCCGCATGCATGAGATGGCAAGAAGGGCGGATGTTTTCATACACCCGCGGCCGGGAACGGACCTCGTATGGATAAATGCGGTGGCGAAGTACATCGTGGATCAGGGATGGCAGGCAAGGGAATTCATTGAAAAACGGGTGAACTTCTACGATGAATACGTGAAGAGCCTTGAACCATTTACCCTTGAATTTGCTGAGAAGGTGTCTGGCGTAAGCGCCGATGATATAAGGAAAATTGCGACGATGATACACGAGGCAAAGAGCATGGCGGTGATATGGGCCATGGGCGTCACGCAGCATCAGGCTGGCAGCGATACCTCGACAGCCCTGTCCAATCTTCTCCTCCTGACGGGCAACTATGGCAGGCCTGGAACAGGCGGCTATCCACTTCGCGGGCATAACAACGTACAGGGTGCCAGCGACTTCGGTGCAATGTCCGCATACCTTCCAGGATACCAGAGCGTCAGTGATGAAAAGGCGAGAAAAAAGATCGAGGAGTACTGGAAATGCCAGATACCGGATAAGCCAGGTTACGACAATAACACCTGCCTTGAGGCCATAAACAGTGACAGGATCAGGGCAATGTACGTTGTTGGTGAGGAACTGGTTGAAACCGGATCAGATTCAGAATACATCAGGAAGCAGCTGGAAAAGCTGGATTTCCTGGTAGTTGAGGACATGTTTCTGTCAGAGACGGCTAAATATGCCGATGTTGTCCTGCCCGCGGCAGCAAGCGTGGAGAAGGAGGGTACATTCGTGAACACTGAGCGCAGGATCCAGAGGATATACCGGGTGATGGAACCCCTGGGGAACTCCAGGCCAGACTGGCAGATAATACAGGATGTTGCGAACAGACTTGGTGCAGGCTGGAATTACAGGCATCCATCTGAGATAATGCAGGAGGTATCAAAGATCGCACCTATATTCGCGGGCGTTTCATATGAGAGGCTAGAGGGCTTTGGAAGCCTTCAGTGGCCTGTGTCCGATGGTGGAAAGGATACACCACTGCTGTACACTGATCGATTCAATTTCCCTGACGGAAAGGCCCGGTTCTACCCCCTGAAGTACAGTCCGCCCTTGACTGTGGACCAGGAATTCGATCTGCATCTGAACAATGGCAGAATACTTGAGCACTTCCATGAGGGCAATGAAACCTATCGGTCTCCCGGCCTCAAGGAAAAGGTTCCTGGCACCTTCGTGGAGGTTTCGCCAGAACTCGCTGCGGAACGCGGACTGAAGGATGGAGACCTTGTCAGGATCACCTCGAAATGGGGAAGCATAAAGGTTCGCGTTCTGGTTACGGACAGAGTCTCGGGAAAGGAACTCTACATGCCCATGAACTCAGGCGGGGACTCTGCTGTCAACAACCTTACCAGCAGGCTGATGGATCCGACCGCGCATACGCCAGCCTATAAGGAGCTTCCGGTGAAGATGGAAAAGATAGAGGGCGGTCATGGGGAAAGCCCCATGCCAAGAACCAATCCAAGATACGGAAAGCCCCACCCGCAGAGGGGAGTAATGGTGGAAGAGAAGTGGAAGCGCAGCGATTACATAAAATTGACCGGTGATTGA
- a CDS encoding DUF1641 domain-containing protein, translating to MAKKIDQVEMQESVQSEKEILEYLMDLASSLRSSGLLDMIKALADNKNDILSILSREAAEETNRRFLDNALIMYLFVSSLDTEMLTKITNGIIEAINGAKKQREHAGLSLMKINAMMKNPEVAAGLRVLFAIIGSLGGGNGGDGSK from the coding sequence ATGGCAAAGAAAATTGATCAGGTTGAAATGCAGGAAAGTGTACAGAGCGAGAAGGAAATATTAGAATACCTGATGGATCTGGCGAGCAGCCTGAGATCATCCGGTCTGCTTGACATGATCAAGGCGCTTGCGGATAATAAGAATGACATATTGTCCATTTTATCAAGAGAAGCAGCGGAGGAAACAAACAGGAGATTTCTGGATAATGCCCTGATAATGTACTTGTTCGTGAGCTCGCTTGACACTGAGATGCTCACGAAGATCACGAACGGCATAATAGAGGCCATAAATGGAGCGAAGAAGCAGAGAGAGCATGCTGGTCTCAGCCTCATGAAGATCAACGCCATGATGAAGAATCCGGAAGTTGCAGCAGGTCTTCGCGTTCTATTCGCGATCATAGGATCGCTTGGCGGGGGAAATGGTGGAGATGGAAGTAAATGA
- a CDS encoding 50S ribosomal protein L13: MRVIDASGAIYGRLSAYVAKRLLEGEEITIVNASKAVITGNKEFIIEKFKERLDIGSVRKGPYYPKTPENILRRSIGDMLPKKITKGKEALARCRVYRNTPPDIEKEKVEKVDGVVTDKVSGIITLGDLSKELGGY, translated from the coding sequence ATGAGAGTGATTGATGCTTCCGGAGCTATTTATGGACGGTTATCTGCTTACGTTGCGAAGAGGCTTCTGGAGGGTGAAGAGATAACCATAGTTAATGCGTCGAAAGCTGTGATAACCGGAAATAAGGAATTCATAATAGAAAAGTTCAAAGAGCGCCTTGATATTGGAAGCGTGAGAAAGGGTCCGTACTATCCAAAGACTCCCGAAAATATACTCAGAAGATCCATAGGTGACATGCTTCCAAAGAAGATAACGAAGGGAAAAGAAGCTCTTGCAAGATGCAGGGTATACCGGAATACCCCACCTGATATTGAGAAGGAAAAAGTCGAGAAAGTGGATGGCGTTGTGACAGATAAGGTTTCAGGCATAATCACGCTTGGAGATCTGTCGAAGGAGCTTGGAGGTTATTGA